A single Papilio machaon chromosome 12, ilPapMach1.1, whole genome shotgun sequence DNA region contains:
- the LOC106719117 gene encoding equilibrative nucleoside transporter 4: MNETLGRGYARIDAIRAARGEPLTAMPEPTGPPPDRYNSVYVTLFVAGTAFLLPFNSFIMAVDYFQHHYPNTTIMFDMSTVYITSACVAVVINNLMLDLFTYNTRITFGILLSLATMLFVAICNIGWDGFSTNVSYTINLVAIGVVAFGCTVQQASYYGFTGCLPPRYTQAVMAGESAAGFWVSIDRIITKYGFRQPRRSTFMFFVFSILILLGHSMLHHVMMRHPLVQYYLRLTNESRHRRRIQLHLNPNEDATLMESESGDGAFGVLKLQSPALSNTGTVDGENTFSFANPLYSPTATIPVTSAPLASPPPSVSEASPALRTPRPSYKVEDVVVESPERPASWRSLKRGVLARWAVARAIYPYMVSIGLVYFTTLSLYPGIASEVPSCRLGSWMPIILMSAFNSFDFIGKIAAAWPYEWSRSQLLMASGLRLLLVPLMLLCAAPRHSPHIVGDMYPILFSVVLGFTNGLFGSVPMILAPSRVGREHREIAGNMMTLSYNGGLLSGSLVSYLLLSMLGPPAGAPCRTYPTPPLPTLPPLTTSAPNVTYILSALH; this comes from the exons ATGAATGAGACTCTAGGACGCGGGTACGCCCGCATTGACGCTATCAGAGCGGCACGGGGGGAACCCCTCACCGCCATGCCCGAACCCACGGGACCTCCTCCTGACAGATACAATTCCGTATACGTCACACTCTTCGTCGCGGGGACTGCATTCCTCTTGCCTTTCAAtag TTTCATAATGGCCGTGGACTACTTCCAGCATCATTACCCGAATACGACGATAATGTTCGACATGTCAACGGTGTACATCACGTCCGCCTGTGTCGCCGTCGTCATCAACAACCTTATGCTAGACCTCTTTACCTACAACACCAGGATTACATTCG GTATATTACTATCGCTAGCTACGATGCTCTTCGTGGCAATCTGCAACATCGGGTGGGATGGGTTCTCTACCAACGTGTCGTACACAATCAACTTGGTCGCAATCGGCGTGGTGGCGTTTGGCTGCACGGTACAGCAGGCCTCGTACTACGGTTTTACCGGCTGTCTACCTCCTAGGTACACGCAGGCCGTGATGGCTGGGGAAA GCGCTGCTGGATTTTGGGTATCTATTGACCGGATTATAACTAAGTATGGATTCAGACAACCACGACGGAGCACCTTcatgttttttgtgttttctATTCTGATCTTACTGGGTCATTCGATGCTGCATCACGTGATGATGCGTCATCCGCTGGTGCAGTACTATCTTAGATTGACGAACGAATCTCGACATAGAAGACGTATTCAGCTGCATTTAAATCCTAATGAAGACGCTACATTG aTGGAGAGCGAATCAGGGGATGGTGCTTTCGGTGTGTTAAAACTGCAGAGTCCAGCCCTTTCCAATACGGGGACag TGGATGGTGAGAATACATTTAGCTTCGCGAACCCGTTGTACTCTCCGACGGCTACCATTCCTGTGACGTCAGCGCCGCTCGCGTCCCCGCCGCCAAGCGTGTCGGAGGCGTCGCCTGCGTTGCGCACACCACGACCATCCTATAAGGTTGAAGACGTTGTCGTCGAGTCACCTGAACGACCGGCTTCTTGGAGAAGCTTGAAAC GTGGAGTGCTTGCTAGGTGGGCAGTGGCGCGCGCGATCTATCCCTACATGGTGTCAATCGGTCTGGTCTACTTTACCACGCTGAGCCTCTACCCTGGCATCGCCTCAGAGGTGCCCTCTTGTCGCCTCGGTTCCTGGATGCCGATTATCCTCATGTCTGCGTTTAATTCATTCGACTTTATTGGCAAG ATAGCTGCCGCGTGGCCTTACGAATGGAGTCGCAGCCAGCTGCTAATGGCGAGCGGACTTAGGTTACTGCTTGTGCCACTGATGCTACTTTGCGCCGCGCCGCGACACTCGCCGCATATTGTTGGTGAC ATGTATCCTATCTTGTTCTCCGTGGTTCTTGGCTTCACTAATGGTCTGTTTGGTTCAGTACCGATGATTCTAGCGCCATCTCGTGTAGGTCGAGAACATCGGGAAATAGCCG GTAACATGATGACGTTATCCTACAACGGAGGGTTACTGTCCGGTTCGCTAGTTTCGTACTTGTTACTGAGCATGTTGGGGCCGCCAGCTGGCGCCCCCTGCCGGACATACCCCACACCTCCACTGCCGACACTGCCACCACTAACTACCTCTGCACCTAACGTCACGTATATACTATCTGCATTGCACTGA